The sequence ATTTGTCTTTTCATATCGGTAAATGTCTAAATTTGTTTGAAGATCTTGACAACAGTTGGCGTTTTATGATAAAAGAGGATATACTGACATGTAAATAATCGAGCGATGAGCGGAACGAGTAGTGCTTATCTCCCTGCGAACAGAGAGCTAGTGGTTGGTGCGAACTAGCGCATAGATGAGCATGAATTACCTCCGGGAGCATCTTTTGCGAACGGCGTGTGCCAAGTAGCAAAAGACGGTGTCGACCGTTATGGCAATGAAGTGAGAGAACATAGGCGTTCTCTAAGTAGGGTGGTACCGCGACATAAACTCGTCCCTTCATGTGAAGGACGAGTTTTTTTGTTTGAATCTAAAACAGAAAGGATGGTTGAGATGGATTTGCTTCAAGACTTACAATTTCGTGGTTTAATTAATCAGATGACAGATGAAGATGGATTGAAAGCGTTGTTGGCAGAAGAAAGCGTAAAAGTATATTGTGGTTTTGATCCGACGGCGGATAGTTTGCACATCGGTCACTTGCTTCCGATCTTAATGTTGCGTCGTTTTCAACAAGCAGGGCATCAACCGATTGCGCTCGTCGGTGGGGCAACAGGACTCATTGGAGACCCAAGCGGAAAGAAAACAGAGCGAAAATTAAATGAAAAAGAGACAGTCGCTTATTACAGTGAGCGAATTAAACAACAGCTAAGCCGTTTTTTAGATTTTGAGAAAGTCGACAATCCAGCCATTATTGCAAATAACTATGAATGGATTGGTTCGCTTGATGTCATTACATTTTTGCGCGATGTTGGGAAAAACTTTGGGATTAACTACATGCTCGCAAAAGAATCAGTCCAATCGCGATTAGAAGCAGGGATTTCATTTACAGAATTTAGTTATATGATTTTACAAGCGTACGATTTCCTCAAACTATATGAAATGTATGGATGTAAGTTGCAAGTAGGTGGCAGTGACCAATGGGGAAACATTACAGCAGGATTAGAGCTCATTCGGAAAACAGAAGAAGATGCGAAAGTGTTTGGATTAACCGTTCCGCTCGTAACGAAAGCAGATGGAACAAAATTTGGAAAAACAGAAGGTGGGGCAGTATGGCTTGATGCTGATAAAACGTCGCCATATGAGTTCTATCAATTTT comes from Anoxybacillus flavithermus and encodes:
- the tyrS gene encoding tyrosine--tRNA ligase; amino-acid sequence: MDLLQDLQFRGLINQMTDEDGLKALLAEESVKVYCGFDPTADSLHIGHLLPILMLRRFQQAGHQPIALVGGATGLIGDPSGKKTERKLNEKETVAYYSERIKQQLSRFLDFEKVDNPAIIANNYEWIGSLDVITFLRDVGKNFGINYMLAKESVQSRLEAGISFTEFSYMILQAYDFLKLYEMYGCKLQVGGSDQWGNITAGLELIRKTEEDAKVFGLTVPLVTKADGTKFGKTEGGAVWLDADKTSPYEFYQFWINTDDRDVVKYLKYFTFLSHEEIIELERQTAEAPEKRAAQKALAAEMTRLVHGEEALQQAINISEALFSGDVAKLTADEIEQGFKDVPSYVCEEQEIALVDLLVASGICPSKRQAREDVTNGAIYVNGERVQDVNKVMTDANRIEGRFTIIRRGKKKYYLIRYA